GAGATTCGTTGATATCCCCTGCTGCTGACGCAGCTCCAACTCTTTAGGAAGCGTGATGACCGCGACCGCCTGCTCATTTGCCAGTAATGTTTCTGGATCTAGGCGGCTAGCGTACACATTGGTTACTTTCATATAAGGAGAAGCATTTATTTTAGAGATGAGCTGTCGTGAATACGAGCTGTGATCCTCATCAATGACTACAACATGCGATTCACTGATTTGATTCTTCGAGAACATTAAGCCAAAAAATATAGCCGCGATAAGCGGGCCGATAAAGATCAGGCGCAAATACTTACTACCCGCCACGTACTTCCACTCGTCAATCAGTGATTTCATCGAGCTTCACCTCCGCTGTCATCCCCGGAAGCAAATCAGCATTCGCATCCATAGCTATACGGACAAGAAACATGCTTAAATCGGCTTGCCCTTTTTCACGTGACATGCGTAAGCTCGCAAATTGAGGGGCGGCTGCGATGGAAGTAACGACACCCGTCACCTCACTTGGATGGTTCAAATACGGAAAATGAACGTCGATACTTTGATTCACCCTTAGCTTTTGGATTTCGCTTTCCTGTATGTAAAGGTCTGTATAAAAGTTGTTTTTTTGCAAAACCGCCATTGGCATTCCTAGCTGTATTTGATCTCCCGGCTTTACAACAATCCTGTTGACCGATCCGTCCTCCGGCGCGAGTACATCTGTTTCTCCTTCTTCAGCGGATTTAACCTTGAACAATACCTCTCCCTGTTTTATAGAATCACCTACAGCCACACTGACCTCTACAATTGACCCTGGACTGTTCTGATAAAATATAGTCTTTTGCTCTGCATCAAGAATCCCTTGTTTCCTGCTCTCAGCTTGACTGACAGCATCCTTTCCTTTTATGGCAAGTAGCGAACCTCCAACGATTAACGCAATCGCAATTCCAATATATAAACCTGCTTTTATCTTCATTTCCCACTCTCTCCCCTTACCATTTTTTTAGCCGTATTTTCGGCAGCCTCCATAATCACTTCTCCCAATGTGGGATGAGGGTGAATGGTCATCGCCAAGTCCTCTACAGTTGCTCCCATCTCAATAGCAAGGGCAAGCTCCGACACCAGTGTAGATGCTTCTACTCCAACAATTTGGGCACCAATAACGATTCCCGAGGTTGGGTCCGCTACAATTTTGACGAACCCTTCCGTTTCCCTCAAGGCCAATGCTCTCCCGTTAATCCCAAAAGAAGATTTGCCAATAACCAGTGGGATGCCTTTTGCCTTTGCTTCTGTTTCACTTAAGCCAACACTGGCCAGCTCTGGATCAGAAAAAACAACAAGCGGAATGGCTCTATAATCAACCTCGGAGGAAAGGCCTGCAATGGCTTCTGCCGCAATCTTGGCTTCGTAGGATGCCTTGTGAGCGAGAGTCGGGCCTGCCGTAATATCTCCAATTGCAAAAATATGCGGGATAGCTGTTCTGCACTGTTCATCTGTCTCAATCAACCCCCTGCTCGTCACTGGTAAACCTATACGATCCAGCCCTAAATTGCCGTCTGTATTTGGTTTTCTGCCGACAGTGACTAACACAAATTCCGCCGTCACATGCTGCTGCTCCTGATTTTTCAAATAATGCAGTGTGATGGCGTCTGCACTCTGCACTACGTTCACAGCTGTTGCTCCGGTAATCATCTTAATCCCATCAGCTTTCAACTGCCGGATAGCAGGACTCACAAGCTCCGTCTCAAATCCAGGCAGCACTTGATCTCCGCCCTCCAGAATCGTTACCGTTGTTCCAAACTTGGCATACATTTGCCCCAGTTCAATACCTATATATCCACCGCCTATAACTACTAGGCTA
This window of the Paenibacillus sp. FSL R10-2734 genome carries:
- a CDS encoding HlyD family efflux transporter periplasmic adaptor subunit; the protein is MKIKAGLYIGIAIALIVGGSLLAIKGKDAVSQAESRKQGILDAEQKTIFYQNSPGSIVEVSVAVGDSIKQGEVLFKVKSAEEGETDVLAPEDGSVNRIVVKPGDQIQLGMPMAVLQKNNFYTDLYIQESEIQKLRVNQSIDVHFPYLNHPSEVTGVVTSIAAAPQFASLRMSREKGQADLSMFLVRIAMDANADLLPGMTAEVKLDEITD
- the lpdA gene encoding dihydrolipoyl dehydrogenase, coding for MGKLEFVETLVIGSGPGGYVAALRSSQLGMRTAIVERNQLGGVCTNVGCIPSKALIAESHRYELLRPFSSADAAVSFKNAQDFKQGIVNKQAGGVGNLLKTAGVSILEGEARLVDEHTAIISQSGQEQSISFKNAILATGSRPIELQAFPVGGRVLSSTEALALPAIPTSLVVIGGGYIGIELGQMYAKFGTTVTILEGGDQVLPGFETELVSPAIRQLKADGIKMITGATAVNVVQSADAITLHYLKNQEQQHVTAEFVLVTVGRKPNTDGNLGLDRIGLPVTSRGLIETDEQCRTAIPHIFAIGDITAGPTLAHKASYEAKIAAEAIAGLSSEVDYRAIPLVVFSDPELASVGLSETEAKAKGIPLVIGKSSFGINGRALALRETEGFVKIVADPTSGIVIGAQIVGVEASTLVSELALAIEMGATVEDLAMTIHPHPTLGEVIMEAAENTAKKMVRGESGK